In the genome of Pseudomonas protegens, one region contains:
- the glyS gene encoding glycine--tRNA ligase subunit beta: MSAQDFLVELGTEELPPKALNTLAEAFLAGIEKGLQSAGLSFQAKHVYAAPRRLAVLITQLATQQPDRSINLDGPPRQAAFDAEGNPTQAALGFAKKCGVELSEIDQSGPKLRYSQSIKGKPTASLLPTIVEDSLNDLPIPKRMRWAARKEEFVRPTQWLVMLLGDDVIDCTVLAQKAGRDSRGHRFHHPQSVRITSPANYLADLRAAYVLADANERRELISKRTAELATLQEGTAIVPADLLDEVTALVEWPVPLVCSFEERFLEVPQEALITTMQDNQKYFCLLDVDGKLLPRFITVANIESKDPRQIIEGNEKVVRPRLTDAEFFFKQDKKQKLEDFNLRLQNVVFQEKLGSVYDKAERVSRLAAFIAPRIGGDAQRAARAGLLSKCDLATEMVGEFPEMQGIAGYYYALNDGEPEDVALALNEQYMPRGAGAELPSTVTGAAVAIADKLDTLVGIFGIGMLPTGSKDPYALRRAALGVLRILIEKKFDLDLNDAVAFAVSAFGSKVKAAGLAEQVLEFIFDRLRARYEDEGVDVATYLSVRALKPGSALDFDQRVQAVQAFRKLPEAAALAAVNKRVSNLLSKVEGNVATTVEAKYFDNANEFSLYSAIQQADQAVQPMAAARQYSETLARLAALREPVDAFFEAVMVNAEDAKVRANRYALLARLRGLFLGVADISVLS, translated from the coding sequence ATGAGTGCGCAAGATTTTCTGGTTGAACTGGGCACTGAAGAACTGCCACCCAAAGCCCTGAACACCCTGGCCGAAGCCTTCCTGGCCGGCATCGAGAAAGGCCTGCAGAGCGCCGGCCTGAGCTTTCAGGCCAAGCACGTGTACGCCGCGCCACGGCGCCTGGCCGTGCTGATCACCCAGCTGGCCACCCAGCAGCCGGATCGCAGCATCAACCTCGATGGCCCGCCACGCCAGGCGGCGTTCGACGCTGAAGGCAACCCGACCCAGGCGGCCCTGGGCTTTGCCAAGAAGTGCGGCGTCGAACTCAGCGAGATCGACCAGAGCGGCCCGAAACTGCGCTACAGCCAGAGCATCAAGGGCAAGCCGACCGCCAGCCTGCTGCCGACCATCGTCGAAGATTCGCTGAACGACCTGCCGATTCCCAAGCGCATGCGCTGGGCCGCGCGCAAGGAAGAGTTCGTGCGTCCGACCCAATGGCTGGTGATGCTGCTGGGTGACGACGTCATCGACTGCACCGTCCTCGCCCAGAAGGCCGGTCGCGACTCCCGTGGCCACCGCTTCCACCACCCGCAAAGCGTGCGCATCACCTCGCCGGCCAACTACCTGGCCGACCTGCGTGCCGCCTATGTGCTGGCCGACGCCAACGAGCGTCGCGAGCTGATCAGCAAGCGCACCGCGGAACTGGCCACCCTGCAGGAAGGTACGGCGATCGTCCCGGCGGACCTGCTGGACGAAGTGACCGCCCTGGTGGAATGGCCGGTGCCACTGGTGTGCTCGTTCGAGGAGCGTTTCCTTGAAGTGCCCCAGGAAGCCCTGATCACCACCATGCAGGACAACCAGAAGTACTTCTGCCTGCTGGACGTGGACGGCAAGCTGCTGCCGCGCTTCATCACCGTGGCCAACATCGAGAGCAAGGACCCGCGCCAGATCATCGAGGGCAACGAGAAAGTCGTGCGCCCACGCCTGACCGACGCCGAGTTCTTCTTCAAGCAGGACAAGAAGCAGAAGCTCGAAGACTTCAACCTGCGCCTGCAGAACGTGGTCTTCCAGGAAAAACTCGGCAGCGTCTACGACAAGGCCGAGCGGGTTTCCAGGCTGGCCGCCTTCATTGCCCCGCGCATTGGCGGCGACGCTCAGCGCGCAGCCCGTGCCGGCCTGCTGTCCAAGTGCGACCTGGCCACCGAGATGGTCGGCGAGTTCCCGGAGATGCAAGGTATCGCCGGCTACTACTACGCCCTCAATGACGGCGAGCCGGAAGACGTGGCCCTGGCCCTCAACGAGCAGTACATGCCCCGTGGCGCCGGCGCCGAGCTGCCGAGCACCGTGACCGGTGCCGCCGTGGCCATCGCCGACAAGCTGGACACCCTGGTGGGGATCTTCGGCATCGGCATGCTGCCCACCGGCAGCAAGGACCCCTACGCCCTGCGTCGCGCGGCCCTGGGCGTGCTGCGGATCCTGATCGAGAAGAAATTCGACCTCGACCTGAACGACGCCGTGGCCTTCGCCGTCAGCGCCTTCGGCAGCAAGGTCAAGGCCGCCGGCCTGGCCGAGCAGGTGCTGGAGTTCATCTTCGACCGCCTGCGTGCCCGTTACGAAGACGAAGGCGTGGATGTGGCCACCTACCTGTCGGTACGTGCCCTGAAGCCGGGCTCGGCCCTGGACTTCGACCAGCGCGTGCAAGCCGTGCAGGCCTTCCGCAAGTTGCCGGAAGCCGCCGCCCTGGCCGCGGTGAACAAGCGCGTGTCGAACCTGCTGAGCAAGGTCGAAGGCAATGTGGCGACCACCGTCGAGGCCAAGTACTTCGACAACGCCAACGAGTTCTCCCTGTACTCGGCGATCCAGCAGGCCGACCAGGCAGTCCAGCCGATGGCCGCTGCCCGTCAGTACAGCGAAACCCTGGCTCGTCTGGCAGCCCTGCGCGAGCCGGTGGACGCCTTCTTCGAGGCGGTGATGGTCAATGCCGAGGATGCCAAGGTGCGGGCCAACCGCTATGCGCTGCTGGCGCGTCTGCGGGGCCTGTTCCTGGGTGTGGCGGACATTTCGGTACTGAGCTGA
- the gmhB gene encoding D-glycero-beta-D-manno-heptose 1,7-bisphosphate 7-phosphatase: MKLLILDRDGVINHDSDAYIKSVQEWIPIPGAIEAIAQLSKAGWTVAVATNQSGIARGYYDLATLDAMHARLRELVAEQGGEVGLIVYCPHGPDEGCACRKPKPGMLQTIAKHYQAELTGLWFVGDSLGDLEAAKAVDSQPVLVKTGKGEKTLGKTLPVGTLIFDDLAAVAAELIHN, from the coding sequence GTGAAACTGCTGATACTCGACCGGGACGGCGTGATCAATCACGACTCCGACGCCTACATCAAATCGGTGCAGGAGTGGATTCCAATCCCCGGCGCGATCGAAGCCATTGCGCAGTTGAGCAAGGCCGGCTGGACGGTGGCGGTCGCCACCAACCAGTCCGGCATCGCTCGCGGCTACTACGATCTGGCCACCCTCGACGCCATGCACGCGCGCCTGCGCGAGCTGGTGGCGGAGCAGGGTGGCGAGGTCGGGCTGATCGTCTATTGTCCCCATGGCCCCGACGAAGGGTGCGCCTGTCGCAAACCGAAACCGGGCATGCTGCAAACCATTGCCAAGCATTACCAGGCAGAACTGACAGGCCTGTGGTTTGTCGGTGACAGTCTCGGTGACCTGGAGGCCGCAAAAGCCGTCGACTCTCAGCCAGTATTGGTAAAGACCGGGAAAGGCGAAAAGACCCTGGGGAAAACCCTGCCGGTAGGCACCTTGATTTTTGACGACCTGGCGGCCGTTGCCGCTGAACTTATCCACAATTAG
- a CDS encoding lysophospholipid acyltransferase family protein, with product MSILQAIRTFFFYLLLGTSALLWCSLSFFIAPFLPFKARYRFINVYWCRCALLLTKVFLNIRVEVQGAQNVPERPCVIVSNHQSTWETFFLSAYFEPLSQVLKRELLYVPFFGWAMAMLRPIAIDRDNPKAALKQVASKGDELLKDNVWVLIFPEGTRVPYGTVGKFSRSGSALAVNADLPVLPVAHNAGKFWPKTGWAKRPGTITVTIGAPMYAEGSGPRAIAELNDRVAAWNEQAQRDMGSLPPLATSTDKVAV from the coding sequence ATGTCGATCCTGCAGGCCATCAGAACCTTCTTCTTTTACCTGCTGTTGGGTACCAGTGCCTTGCTGTGGTGCTCGCTGAGTTTTTTTATCGCGCCATTCCTGCCTTTCAAGGCGCGCTACCGCTTTATCAATGTCTACTGGTGTCGCTGCGCGCTGTTGCTGACCAAGGTATTTCTGAACATTCGCGTGGAAGTGCAGGGCGCACAAAACGTCCCCGAGCGGCCGTGCGTGATCGTCTCCAATCACCAGAGCACCTGGGAGACGTTCTTCCTCTCGGCCTATTTCGAGCCTTTGAGCCAGGTCCTCAAGCGTGAGTTGCTGTATGTGCCGTTCTTCGGCTGGGCCATGGCCATGCTGCGGCCCATCGCCATCGACCGCGACAACCCCAAGGCCGCGCTCAAGCAAGTGGCGAGCAAGGGCGACGAACTGCTCAAGGACAATGTCTGGGTGCTGATCTTTCCGGAAGGCACCCGCGTGCCCTATGGCACCGTCGGCAAGTTCTCCCGCAGTGGCAGCGCCCTGGCGGTGAACGCCGACCTGCCGGTGCTGCCAGTGGCCCACAACGCCGGCAAGTTCTGGCCGAAGACCGGCTGGGCCAAGCGCCCGGGCACCATCACCGTGACCATTGGCGCGCCGATGTACGCCGAAGGCAGCGGACCGCGAGCCATTGCCGAGCTCAATGACCGGGTGGCGGCCTGGAATGAACAGGCCCAGCGGGATATGGGCTCATTGCCACCATTGGCCACTTCCACGGATAAGGTTGCTGTATGA
- a CDS encoding CHASE2 domain-containing protein — MSLGQQRTDGREPTQAQRLFRRLVREWLWVGLILLPLTALLSLSHGLALNNLFYDHLRRFTPPPVDPRILLVTIDDYSLQQLGRWPWPRALHGQLLDRLTEAKVKGVLFDVILSEPGSTVENDTQLAAALCRAGTVFLPVLREGVARYGQDLQEIPPVPVLRHCARGLGHINAEADADGTVRSVYLREGPQQAPRAQLTWLLYQLTEADPLSSLMPGPGAAQITRGWLRANPVRIAFIDKAAGFPSVPYVSVLRGEVPAELLRDRLILVGSTAPGLGDRYVTPQSGSQGTTPGVEIQANLLNGLLQHRSIVALGQWSGMLLSMALTAALLGLLLWRPRHALWITLACMGLALSGSVLMLRLGYWWSPVASLLGMLLAYLIWNWRRLSVILAYFGWELERLDNEPKVLPERRRSQTPVGDVLQGQIVALEQALSRTRDTRRFIADGLEYLPVATLISDPDGKILLANRNARDVFAHSLVGQPLLAQLAALGYPGLTDAAAYPSLEQLPALEFRDVRQRSLRMELAPLLPVDSDNAIGWLLSLTDLSVERDAEQQRGVLLRFLSHDLRAPHSAILALLDVQGRQPSPPRQVYSQIEQQVRRALGLTEAFVQLAKAESEAYQFAPSMFAMLVLDAFDQATTLAQLKQIRLLHDLDEDHEGMVLADQSLLTRALFNLLENAIKYSPPGSTVRVAVSCAEGWLRCEIADQGQGIAPADLPQLFGQYQRFASAQGIDGLGLGLSMVKAVVDRHQGRISCRSEVGQGSCFILELPLLQD, encoded by the coding sequence ATGAGTCTCGGCCAGCAAAGGACCGACGGCCGTGAACCGACCCAGGCCCAGCGCCTGTTTCGCCGCCTGGTACGTGAATGGTTGTGGGTCGGCCTGATACTTCTGCCCCTGACGGCCTTGCTGTCCCTGAGCCACGGCCTGGCGTTGAACAACCTGTTCTATGACCACCTGCGACGTTTTACCCCGCCGCCGGTAGACCCACGCATCCTGTTGGTGACCATCGACGACTACAGCCTGCAGCAACTGGGCCGCTGGCCCTGGCCCCGGGCGCTGCATGGACAGTTGCTGGACCGGCTGACGGAGGCCAAGGTCAAAGGCGTGCTGTTCGATGTAATCCTCAGCGAGCCCGGCAGCACTGTGGAAAACGACACGCAGTTGGCCGCCGCCCTGTGTCGCGCCGGCACGGTGTTCCTGCCGGTGCTGCGCGAGGGGGTTGCTCGCTATGGCCAGGACCTGCAGGAGATCCCTCCGGTGCCGGTACTGCGCCACTGTGCCCGGGGGCTCGGGCATATCAACGCAGAGGCGGATGCCGACGGCACCGTGCGCAGTGTCTACCTGCGCGAAGGTCCGCAGCAGGCGCCGCGGGCGCAACTGACCTGGTTGCTCTACCAGCTCACCGAAGCCGATCCGCTGTCGTCGCTGATGCCGGGCCCCGGGGCGGCGCAGATCACCAGGGGCTGGCTGCGGGCCAACCCGGTACGTATTGCCTTTATCGACAAGGCGGCGGGCTTTCCCAGCGTGCCCTATGTCAGCGTGCTGCGTGGCGAGGTGCCGGCCGAGTTGCTGCGTGACCGGCTGATCCTGGTCGGTTCCACCGCACCGGGGCTGGGCGACCGTTACGTCACCCCGCAATCCGGCAGCCAGGGCACCACCCCCGGGGTGGAAATCCAGGCCAACCTGCTCAATGGCCTGTTGCAGCATCGCAGTATCGTCGCCCTGGGCCAGTGGTCGGGGATGCTGTTGTCCATGGCCCTGACCGCCGCCTTGCTCGGGTTGTTGCTCTGGCGTCCGCGCCACGCCTTGTGGATAACCCTGGCTTGCATGGGCCTGGCGCTTTCGGGGTCGGTGCTGATGCTGCGTCTGGGCTATTGGTGGTCGCCGGTGGCCAGCCTGCTGGGCATGCTGCTGGCGTACCTGATCTGGAACTGGCGACGGCTGAGCGTGATCCTGGCCTATTTCGGCTGGGAGCTGGAGCGCCTGGACAACGAGCCCAAGGTGTTGCCGGAGCGCCGTCGCAGCCAGACCCCCGTCGGTGATGTGCTGCAAGGGCAGATCGTTGCCCTGGAACAGGCCCTGAGCCGGACCCGGGATACCCGGCGCTTTATCGCCGACGGCCTGGAGTACCTGCCGGTGGCGACCCTGATCAGCGATCCGGACGGCAAGATTCTGCTGGCCAACCGCAATGCCCGGGACGTGTTCGCCCATTCCCTGGTGGGGCAGCCCTTGCTTGCGCAGTTGGCCGCCCTGGGCTACCCGGGCCTGACGGACGCGGCAGCGTACCCGAGCCTGGAGCAGTTGCCGGCCCTGGAGTTTCGCGATGTCCGGCAGCGCAGCCTGCGCATGGAACTGGCGCCCTTGCTACCGGTGGACAGCGACAACGCCATCGGCTGGTTATTGAGCCTCACCGACCTCAGTGTCGAGCGAGACGCCGAGCAGCAGCGTGGCGTGCTGTTGCGCTTTCTGTCCCACGATCTGCGCGCGCCGCACTCGGCGATCCTCGCGCTGCTGGATGTGCAGGGCCGCCAGCCCTCGCCGCCCAGGCAGGTCTACAGCCAGATCGAGCAGCAGGTGCGCCGGGCCCTGGGGCTGACCGAGGCCTTCGTGCAATTGGCCAAGGCCGAGTCGGAGGCCTATCAGTTCGCCCCGAGCATGTTTGCCATGCTGGTGCTGGATGCCTTCGACCAGGCCACCACCCTGGCCCAGTTGAAGCAAATCCGCCTGCTGCATGACCTGGATGAAGACCATGAGGGCATGGTCCTGGCGGACCAGTCGCTGCTGACCCGGGCCTTGTTCAACCTGCTGGAGAACGCCATCAAGTACAGCCCGCCAGGTTCCACGGTCCGTGTTGCGGTGAGCTGTGCCGAGGGCTGGCTGCGCTGCGAGATCGCCGATCAGGGCCAGGGGATTGCGCCGGCGGACCTGCCCCAGCTGTTTGGCCAGTACCAGCGCTTTGCCTCGGCCCAGGGCATCGATGGCCTGGGCCTGGGTCTGTCCATGGTCAAGGCGGTGGTGGACCGGCATCAGGGGCGGATCAGCTGCCGCAGCGAGGTCGGCCAGGGCTCCTGTTTCATCCTTGAGCTGCCTTTATTGCAGGACTGA
- a CDS encoding FecR domain-containing protein, translating to MNDLCPSPSVGRLQVACAAVLLAGLILPSCAVQAAPQRLAYIDDHQQCRGQPLPATVEHLTGEAWKLDAKGREVALEEGMSIDEKEGVKTSPSAFVSLSLGDGSRVVLPSSSQVTLQLNTQYSIPRVVLEQGQIESYVIKRNSDHDRFQIVTPVGVLGVRGTHFRVRNDDQQSLVEVLNGQVAVSRDDPPPSQAARRPGKRVVDKPAGPLPGEVQVMARQGLRIHKQGELKPVELLAAPRLLGQAGQTGALPVWQLILQPLPGARRYRAQVATDKDFLNIKQEQFSSTPEVNFTGLKAFFYHVRLSAFDEHGLEGETGVYDIFYYPRTTRVQ from the coding sequence ATGAATGACCTCTGCCCTTCTCCGTCCGTTGGCCGGTTGCAGGTGGCGTGCGCCGCAGTGCTGCTGGCGGGTCTGATCCTGCCATCGTGCGCCGTGCAGGCTGCCCCGCAACGCCTTGCCTATATAGATGACCACCAGCAATGCCGTGGCCAGCCCTTGCCGGCGACCGTCGAGCACCTGACGGGCGAGGCCTGGAAGCTGGACGCCAAGGGCCGCGAGGTGGCCCTGGAAGAAGGCATGAGCATCGATGAGAAAGAAGGGGTGAAAACCTCGCCATCGGCCTTCGTCAGCCTGTCCCTCGGCGATGGTTCGCGAGTGGTGTTGCCCTCCAGTTCCCAGGTCACCCTGCAACTCAATACGCAATACAGCATTCCTCGGGTGGTCCTGGAACAGGGGCAGATCGAGTCCTATGTGATCAAGCGCAACAGTGACCACGACCGCTTCCAGATCGTGACCCCCGTAGGCGTGCTGGGGGTACGGGGGACGCACTTCCGGGTGCGTAATGACGATCAGCAATCCCTGGTGGAGGTGCTCAACGGCCAGGTGGCGGTGAGCCGCGATGACCCGCCGCCGAGCCAGGCCGCCCGGCGTCCCGGCAAACGCGTTGTGGATAAACCTGCTGGCCCGCTGCCGGGTGAGGTCCAGGTCATGGCGCGCCAGGGATTGCGCATTCACAAGCAGGGCGAGCTCAAGCCGGTGGAGCTGCTGGCCGCGCCCCGGCTGCTGGGGCAGGCCGGGCAAACCGGCGCCCTGCCCGTCTGGCAACTGATCCTGCAGCCGTTGCCGGGCGCCCGGCGCTATCGGGCGCAGGTGGCCACCGACAAGGATTTCCTCAACATCAAGCAGGAACAGTTCTCCAGCACCCCGGAAGTGAACTTCACTGGCCTGAAGGCGTTTTTCTATCATGTACGGCTCTCGGCGTTCGACGAGCATGGCCTGGAAGGAGAAACCGGGGTCTATGACATCTTCTACTACCCCAGGACCACTCGTGTTCAATAA
- a CDS encoding response regulator transcription factor: protein MRVAILDDEPAELARVEQTLREIPGPGEAAWSLHRFERGEDLLRQLRRETFDLLILDWQLPDLSGLSLLRWTREHMDSPPAAIMLTSRDAESDIVQALNTGADDYLSKPFRPNELKARVNAVLRRHGLQRNGSEERQSFNDLTFDDAELTVTRAGAPISLTEREYRLARCLFANLGRPLSREYLYERFWTHEEIASSRPLDTHIYRLRNKLGLTADRGWQLLTIYGYGYRLESVAAPDEQGH from the coding sequence ATGCGTGTCGCGATACTGGATGACGAACCCGCAGAACTGGCACGGGTGGAACAGACACTGCGAGAAATTCCCGGCCCCGGTGAAGCCGCCTGGTCCCTGCATCGCTTCGAACGGGGCGAAGACCTGCTACGCCAACTGCGGCGCGAAACCTTCGACCTGCTGATTCTCGACTGGCAACTGCCGGACCTCAGCGGCCTGTCGTTGCTGCGCTGGACCCGGGAGCACATGGACTCGCCTCCGGCGGCCATCATGCTCACCAGCCGCGATGCCGAGAGCGATATTGTCCAGGCCCTGAACACCGGCGCCGACGACTACTTGAGCAAGCCGTTTCGTCCCAACGAACTCAAGGCCCGGGTCAATGCGGTGCTGCGCCGCCACGGTTTGCAGCGCAACGGCAGCGAAGAGCGCCAGAGCTTCAACGACCTGACCTTCGACGATGCCGAACTGACCGTGACCCGCGCCGGTGCCCCCATCAGCCTGACCGAGCGCGAGTACCGCCTGGCCCGCTGCCTGTTCGCCAACCTGGGCCGGCCACTGTCGCGGGAGTACCTGTACGAAAGGTTCTGGACCCATGAGGAAATCGCCTCCTCACGGCCCCTGGACACCCACATCTATCGCCTGCGCAACAAGCTGGGGCTGACCGCGGATCGTGGTTGGCAACTGCTGACCATCTACGGCTATGGCTACCGCCTGGAAAGCGTCGCGGCGCCCGACGAGCAGGGCCACTGA
- a CDS encoding DUF4265 domain-containing protein — translation MDDENQEISIRVIAGQNRHGPVYEPLHVRRLDEDSYEILYSPGLTLNLAKGDIISIKDPQAPAVVLKRGGNFCIHIYAKHIPEDPIVALAADVASELGGTLDGRYKGNLTLSVPARNGMDNIALFFNRFRETTGIEWYYANIYKNLDDTEDETLLDWWLEQ, via the coding sequence ATGGATGATGAAAACCAGGAAATATCGATTCGCGTGATCGCGGGGCAAAACCGCCATGGCCCGGTCTATGAGCCGCTGCATGTACGGCGGCTCGATGAGGACAGTTACGAGATTCTCTACTCACCAGGGCTGACACTGAACCTGGCCAAGGGCGACATCATTTCGATCAAGGACCCCCAGGCCCCCGCCGTGGTGCTCAAGCGAGGCGGCAACTTCTGCATCCATATTTATGCGAAGCACATCCCTGAGGACCCTATAGTTGCCCTGGCGGCGGATGTGGCGAGCGAATTGGGCGGCACGCTCGACGGGCGCTACAAGGGCAATCTGACACTGTCGGTGCCGGCGCGAAACGGCATGGACAACATCGCCTTGTTCTTCAACCGCTTTCGCGAAACCACGGGCATCGAGTGGTACTACGCCAACATCTATAAAAACCTCGATGACACCGAGGACGAGACCTTGCTCGATTGGTGGCTGGAGCAATGA
- a CDS encoding Imm10 family immunity protein: MTVEWPASYFSATLEDDVWLVAFADTADEPEHYLLLQRSTECDEQDAALGQDTYHLEISSPALSGYGGVAQVRIEQERIIFSMDSSVTWCAGLDRLVLRLAPELQDDPAIEQALGAVFIEQSTPLRG, encoded by the coding sequence ATGACCGTTGAATGGCCTGCCAGTTATTTCAGCGCAACCCTGGAGGACGATGTCTGGCTCGTGGCTTTTGCCGATACCGCCGACGAGCCCGAGCACTACCTGTTGTTGCAACGCAGCACCGAATGCGACGAACAGGACGCCGCCCTGGGCCAGGACACCTACCATCTGGAAATCTCCAGCCCCGCCCTCTCCGGCTATGGCGGGGTTGCACAAGTGCGTATCGAACAGGAGCGCATCATTTTCAGCATGGACAGCTCCGTCACCTGGTGTGCCGGCCTGGACCGGCTGGTGCTGCGGCTGGCACCTGAGCTGCAAGACGATCCGGCTATCGAACAGGCGCTTGGAGCGGTGTTCATCGAGCAGTCGACCCCGCTACGCGGCTGA
- a CDS encoding DUF4265 domain-containing protein, which produces MDTSAAQFHKIIFKLTVDADGYPPVGYESMWGIQRGAGVYELDNTPCYLYGVSKGDWVLTRADAHELIATGVVRQSGHSTLRVFAERESERASIVQHLRSLGARCMLTRGLSLFTVDIAPEVSFCAIDHYLSSITDDQHIAYEDACLQHGNIDPARMSECLSLASLEVQA; this is translated from the coding sequence ATGGATACCTCGGCAGCACAGTTTCACAAGATCATTTTCAAGCTCACCGTCGATGCCGATGGTTACCCTCCGGTGGGGTATGAATCGATGTGGGGTATTCAACGGGGCGCAGGTGTCTATGAGTTGGATAACACGCCCTGCTATCTCTACGGCGTGAGCAAGGGGGACTGGGTGCTGACTCGCGCCGATGCCCACGAGCTGATCGCAACCGGCGTGGTGCGGCAATCCGGGCACTCGACGCTGCGGGTTTTTGCCGAGCGCGAGTCAGAGCGCGCGAGCATTGTGCAGCACCTGCGCAGCCTTGGCGCCCGGTGCATGCTTACCCGGGGCCTGTCGCTGTTCACCGTGGACATCGCGCCCGAGGTCAGTTTTTGCGCCATCGACCACTACCTGTCTTCCATCACCGACGACCAACATATCGCTTATGAAGATGCCTGTTTGCAGCACGGGAACATTGATCCTGCGCGCATGAGCGAGTGCTTGTCGCTGGCTTCACTTGAGGTTCAAGCATGA
- a CDS encoding Imm21 family immunity protein, producing the protein MSRFKISPWLSSSGGPLVVIGDGLAGMWRGLDGDPSDYHRACQIDDYAGRLEGVDGDILVLGDEPLDTAIATADDALLIIRWICAPSEAEVLAQLERLELGSLTPIERLSIDWSSDALVLFDGVDWFDPQACLRLQLLSPHSEVSTFRYQPTPDTALLIHQIVPRQRAHPVLRSAGAQG; encoded by the coding sequence ATGAGTCGATTCAAGATTTCTCCATGGCTGTCCAGTTCCGGTGGCCCCTTGGTGGTGATAGGTGACGGCTTGGCCGGTATGTGGCGTGGCCTCGACGGCGATCCCTCGGATTACCACAGGGCGTGTCAGATTGATGACTATGCCGGCCGGCTGGAGGGTGTCGATGGCGATATTCTGGTCCTGGGTGACGAGCCTTTGGACACGGCGATTGCCACGGCAGACGACGCGTTGCTGATTATCCGATGGATTTGCGCACCATCTGAGGCCGAGGTGCTGGCGCAGCTTGAGCGGCTTGAGCTTGGTTCACTGACCCCGATCGAGCGGTTGAGTATTGATTGGTCAAGCGACGCGCTGGTGCTGTTTGATGGGGTCGACTGGTTTGATCCACAGGCTTGTCTGCGCCTTCAACTGCTGTCGCCGCACAGCGAGGTATCGACATTTCGCTACCAACCCACGCCCGATACCGCCCTGTTGATCCATCAGATAGTGCCTCGTCAGCGGGCCCATCCGGTGCTGCGCAGCGCAGGTGCCCAAGGATAA